One stretch of Trichomycterus rosablanca isolate fTriRos1 chromosome 3, fTriRos1.hap1, whole genome shotgun sequence DNA includes these proteins:
- the LOC134310050 gene encoding uncharacterized protein LOC134310050, whose translation MTGRELQLGVRPPPVKMEDQVLYTNVVFNMCDNAKPKDVVKTEEVVYSEVKPKLESTSPSTTTLIEEVVTQKSTPFRWITAGLGLLTVLLLAGVIAMCVLNVTQVSKYRNILALYSNESTANMKLRADLASLESEKQDLTVQRNQFNSTLQSIIRFRDFPVESYCTSTDGGE comes from the exons ATGACTGGACGTGAGCTTCAGCTGGGTGTTCGGCCTCCACCGGTGAAAATGGAAGATCAGGTGCTCTACACTAATGTAGTGTTTAATATGTGTGACAACGCAAAGCCTAAAG aCGTGGTGAAGACAGAAGAGGTTGTGTACTCAGAAGTCAAACCGAAGTTAGAGTCGACCTCACCAAGCACGACTACATTGATCG AGGAAGTGGTTACACAGAAATCTACACCATTCAGATGGATTACAGCAGGTCTGGGGCTGCTAACTGTGCTTTTACTAGCCGGTGTGATCGCTATGTGTGTCCTTA ACGTCACCCAGGTTTCCAAATACAGAAACATTTTG GCTCTTTACTCCAATGAGAGCACAGCAAACATGAAGCTGCGAGCTGATTTGGCATCACTGGAGAGCGAGAAACAGGACCTGACCGTACAGAGAAACCAGTTTAACAGCACCCTGCAGTCCATCATACGATTCAGAGATTTTCCAGTCGAAAGTTATTGTACATCTACTGACGGAGGTGAATAA
- the nes gene encoding nestin, whose product MEISSVRHSLAYAGEEKYQMLELNKRLESYLNHVKLLEQENQLLWGEIQTLRRTQESKGHVKTQEEALSLARKEVQNAWREKDHVELEISNLLTEIEELNALRMKEVAAQAEAKRKVDESRKTLEDERRMQIWLREQAAHLQKEVSLQVQIHQEDLAALKSSHAITKPVLMAPQHRQALNLQGLGEEYSQRAAQVWQEAAGKYQARVEKLEEGLNQGRTDVVQLNQEKKESKMQMQGLAQELEATKVKREILEKNMAQQRNQQKQELQHLQAHVEALETEKVEISEQISELMVDRRNLLQMKMSLGLEVATYRALLDNESLKDKRNNLSTSRNIRTVSISDGFTRPPGTYPAAQTLSSCLSSFSGPQNTTSRSIARKANLMIQTSSGTLPRGTLQKTPEKAQVTQEEEVVMCEEKAEVKSSAGSTKPFTMSDFLDHYRPSEAHEEPSRAAPVPADHEAVDESELNQNTCVKDEVLKEELLTESRAEAVQEPSPGANEEELISSQTGNLSRAPHSPEREVSSSLHTEEAKSSDDGDEEETEVSTEMSQITHAPVSAWDENDTVVPEDRDVVSEIELESENVTENSTGEFTLDVGLTELKHTEENTSKLDAPFFSEPAPSTDSFSYVEEHVESAELAEVEENIIQFVEKEPLMSTPEVGIEFVERMESSEVLEDMRDVEGPDFDIDVHKKENQPEFKEEQQSEPRTDKEEFIYSDKQEIVIEENVADIPQVSSAPEVDAKIITEEQKAEPVIDTNDTDNQLDQFHTKEDQDQSDEESLNISASWRTDPGDVDSYAQENTLADTRPLIHYRSDDEADGNVEISHQGTGDATDSEEDGEKREGFNHWSQKIAKRFDTMEDLSEEPEMGVTNDTVTDGSVQTVLEQDEMTENMDEIASQESVQPLSEGLLQSESSDANKQVSYEMDDALVCDLATDSTHTQEEPNRNYNNDLLVEKLEETSHVDDWSESLPTDTSETTELQNATDRFNSSEEDLIKDYTVNWDLESMEFKPEAENVNKPLFGSLPPVTDEPLVEQTLEEEVLEESSMVATHTLEKASIIEQTCPQEVKDEQMSLSMPSDADLQHSGLNSQSKSQANIIGSDAEESNSSEDESPNASQCSQLLTHTEIPEIPEIPTQQLDWNLLSLAGETLINDPTSFSGLLEEALKDELEKDKSVDRDDPQAEETVKAECPDNEQQPANTSSDGIDDSAANTHEWEDLNQPDETTVTSQHILSSVGEPGDVNLEADKDEMNIFEGDLHEGSKEKENDPHTYFSSSIKEDIWSTSQFEMAATYDQAESERFANGSETQSKGFGDDWEDLGSVPAANGKPEKEMDISTIQPVQDKEEEQVMGRAEKLQRKDMKDGQVDTVHVEESTDDGDSWSSGEE is encoded by the exons ATGGAGATCTCAAGTGTCCGGCACTCTCTTGCCTATGCTGGAGAGGAGAAGTATCAGATGCTGGAGTTGAACAAGAGGCTGGAGTCCTATTTAAACCATGTAAAGTTGCTGGAGCAGGAAAACCAGCTCCTGTGGGGGGAAATTCAGACCCTGCGGAGGACCCAAGAAAGCAAAGGGCATGTGAAGACCCAGGAAGAGGCGCTCAGCCTGGCCAGGAAAGAGGTGCAGAATGCCTGGAGGGAGAAGGACCATGTGGAGCTGGAGATCAGCAACCTGCTGACTGAGATAGAGGAACTGAACGCTCTGAGGATGAAAGAGGTGGCGGCACAAGCCGAGGCGAAGAGAAAAGTTGACGAAAGCAGGAAGACACTGGAAGACGAGCGGAGGATGCAGATCTGGCTGAGAGAACAAGCTGCCCATCTTCAGAAAGAGGTCTCACTACAGGTGCAGATCCATCAGGAAGACCTGGCAGCCCTCAAGTCCTCACACGCCATCACGAAGCCCGTACTGATGGCTCCTCAGCACCGGCAAGCTCTAAACCTCCAAGGTCTAGGAGAAGAGTACTCACAGAGAGCAGCTCAGGTCTGGCAGGAAGCAGCAGGAAAGTACCAGGCACGGGTTGAGAAGCTGGAGGAAGGTCTGAACCAGGGCAGGACTGATGTGGTCCAGCTCAACCAGGAGAAGAAGGAGAGTAAGATGCAGATGCAAGGTTTAGCCCAGGAGCTGGAGGCCACCAAGGTCAAGAGGGAGATTTTGGAGAAGAACATGGCACAGCAGAGAAATCAGCAGAAGCAAGAGCTTCAACATCTTCAG GCTCACGTCGAAGCTCTAGAGACGGAGAAAGTGGAGATCAGCGAACAGATCAGTGAGCTGATGGTAGACAGGCGGAACCTTCTCCAGATGAAGATGTCTCTAGGCCTCGAAGTGGCCACCTACAG AGCTTTGCTGGACAACGAGAGCCTAAAAGATAAAAGGAACAACCTATCAACAAGCAGGAACATCAGAACCGTCTCAATCTCAG ACGGATTCACCAGGCCCCCCGGGACTTATCCAGCCGCTCAGACTCTCTCATCCTGTCTCTCATCCTTCAGTGGTCCGCAGAATACGACCTCCAGATCAATCGCTCGTAAAGCCAACCTAATGATTCAAACTTCTTCAGGGACCCTGCCACGAGGTACATTACAGAAAACCCCCGAGAAGGCTCAGGTTACTCAGGAAGAGGAAGTCGTCATGTGTGAAGAAAAAGCTGAAGTAAAATCTTCTGCTGGATCAACGAAGCCTTTTACTATGTCAGACTTTCTGGATCATTATAGGCCCAGTGAAGCTCATGAAGAACCAAGCCGTGCCGCTCCTGTACCTGCAGATCATGAAGCTGTAGATGAGTCTGAATTAAATCAGAACACATGTGTGAAGGATGAAGTCCTTAAGGAGGAGCTCCTTACAGAAAGTAGAGCAGAAGCCGTCCAGGAGCCATCGCCTGGTGCCAATGAAGAAGAATTGATCAGCTCGCAGACTGGAAATCTAAGTAGAGCTCCTCATAGTCCTGAGAGAGAGGTATCGTCTAGCCTACACACAGAGGAGGCTAAAAGTTCAGATGATGGAGATGAGGAGGAGACCGAGGTGTCTACTGAGATGTCTCAAATAACCCACGCGCCTGTATCTGCCTGGGATGAAAATGATACGGTGGTACCAGAAGACAGAGACGTAGTGTCCGAGATAGAGCTCGAATCTGAGAATGTGACTGAAAACAGCACGGGAGAATTTACTTTAGATGTCGGGCTGACggaattaaaacacactgaagaAAACACCAGCAAATTAGATGCTCCATTTTTCAGTGAACCAGCACCGTCGACGGATTCATTTAGCTATGTTGAAGAACATGTTGAAAGTGCAGAATTGGCAGAGGTGGAGGAAAATATTATTCAGTTTGTTGAGAAAGAGCCACTGATGAGTACACCGGAAGTAGGGATTGAGTTTGTGGAAAGAATGGAGAGCAGTGAAGTATTAGAAGATATGAGAGATGTTGAAGGACCTGACTTTGATATTGACGTGCATAAAAAAGAGAATCAACCAGAGTTTAAAGAAGAACAACAGTCAGAGCCAAGAACAGACAAAgaagaatttatttacagtgaTAAACAAGAGATAGTGATAGAGGAGAACGTTGCAGACATACCACAGGTCTCTTCAGCTCCAGAGGTTGATGCTAAAATAATTACAGAAGAGCAGAAAGCTGAGCCAGTGATAGATACAAATGATACAGATAATCAGTTAGATCAATTTCATACAAAAGAAGATCAGGACCAGAGCGACGAGGAGTCATTAAACATCTCTGCTTCGTGGAGGACCGACCCAGGCGACGTAGACAGCTACGCTCAGGAGAACACGCTCGCAGACACCCGTCCCCTCATACACTACAGGAGCGATGACGAAGCAGACGGGAACGTCGAAATCTCTCATCAGGGAACAGGCGACGCCACGGACAGCGAAGAAGACGGGGAGAAACGCGAAGGGTTCAACCACTGGAGCCAGAAAATAGCCAAACGCTTCGACACCATGGAGGATCTTTCTGAGGAGCCAGAGATGGGTGTCACGAATGATACGGTCACGGATGGATCCGTTCAGACTGTACTAGAGCAGGATGAAATGACTGAGAACATGGATGAGATAGCAAGTCAGGAGTCTGTACAGCCTCTGAGTGAAGGTCTACTTCAAAGTGAAAGTAGTGACGCAAACAAACAGGTCAGTTATGAAATGGACGATGCGTTGGTTTGTGACCTTGCCACGGATAGTACTCACACTCAGGAGGAGCCAAACAGGAATTACAATAATGACCTCCTGGTGGAGAAGCTGGAAGAGACCTCACATGTAGATGACTGGAGCGAGAGTCTGCCCACAGACACCAGTGAAACGACTGAGCTACAGAATGCAACCGACCGGTTCAACAGCAGCGAGGAGGACCTCATCAAGGACTACACAGTTAACTGGGATCTAGAGTCCATGGAATTCAAGCCAGAGGCTGAGAATGTGAATAAACCTTTGTTTGGAAGTTTACCTCCAGTCACTGATGAACCACTGGTAGAACAAACCCTTGAAGAAGAAGTTTTAGAAGAGTCGTCCATGgtggccacacacacactcgaaaAAGCTTCAATCATAGAACAGACCTGTCCACAAGAGGTCAAAGACGAGCAGATGAGTCTATCAATGCCCAGCGATGCAGATTTGCAACATAGCGGGCTGAACAGTCAGTCAAAAAGCCAGGCCAACATAATTGGGTCAGATGCTGAGGAGTCAAATAGTTCAGAAGATGAGTCTCCAAATGCTAGCCAATGCTCTCAGCTGCTTACCCACACAGAGATACCTGAGATACCTGAGATACCTACTCAGCAGCTAGACTGGAATCTTTTGTCTCTTGCTGGTGAGACCTTAATAAATGACCCAACGTCTTTCTCAGGCCTTTTGGAGGAGGCTTTGAAGGACGAGTTAGAAAAGGACAAATCTGTTGACCGTGATGATCCACAAGCAGAAGAAACTGTGAAAGCAGAGTGTCCAGacaatgaacaacagccagcgAACACCAGCAGTGATGGAATTGATGACAGTGCTGCTAATACACATGAATGGGAGGATTTAAACCAGCCAGATGAAACCACAGTCACATCCCAACACATTCTCAGCTCTGTGGGAGAACCTGGCGATGTAAATCTGGAAGCCGACAAAGACGAGATGAATATTTTTGAAGGCGATCTACATGAAGGATCTAAGGAGAAAGAAAATGACCCCCATACCTATTTCAGTTCAAGCATAAAGGAAGACATCTGGAGCACGTCCCAATTCGAGATGGCCGCCACCTATGATCAAGCAGAGTCTGAGAGGTTTGCGAATGGCAGTGAAACCCAGAGCAAAGGCTTTGGGGATGACTGGGAAGATTTGGGAAGCGTCCCAGCAGCCAATGGAAAACCTGAAAAAGAGATGGACATTTCTACAATCCAACCAGTGCAGGACAAAGAGGAAGAGCAGGTGATGGGACGAGCTGAGAAGTTGCAAAGGAAAGACATGAAGGACGGACAGGTGGATACTGTCCATGTAGAAGAGTCAACAGATGATGGTGACTCCTGGTCTTCTGGTGAAGAGTAA